One Brachyspira pilosicoli P43/6/78 genomic window carries:
- the glyS gene encoding glycine--tRNA ligase subunit beta, with translation MKDLLIEILVEEIPADFAYPASMSFKKIMEDTLKNNGISFKSIIAYTTPRRLSVLVEEVEEKSKDEIVESRGPLLESAIKDGSLTKAGEGFLKSHNIDNIKNIDEKEDFNKAYIKEVGGKKYLFVKKEKKGVDTKKLFEEVLEDIVSKIDFKKKMRWGNKDFAFVRPIRNVLALFGNEVIKTTVAGIETNNKVTGHRLLSPDFKEINNPKDYEKTLAEKHVIVSREKRLENIVSQLEKIENELGFEAVSKKKVSEIVVDLVEEPYLLTAEFDSKFLEVPKEVLTSEMIEHQKYFPLCKKDGSLTNIFVITANQPKTPQIIAGNIRVLTARLSDGRFLYQEDIRKGMDEMNERLEMLMFRKELGSVADKVKRLEKNSELLIKLLGYEKNKENILKAIKYMKSDLVSNMVYNFPELQGIMGGYFAKSMNLNDDVALAINEQYRPLFATDNIPSNDTGKAIAILDKMDNIVAGFYVADIPTGSQDPNALRRQALGIVNILIKSKKHVNLKKLIEDSINSMPKDARVNKSNDLLNDIFEFFKSRFENDIDFAKDSVAGVLSTGIDDMYDAYLKIEAIDAFRKKNEELFSNLLLVFKRVKNMIKSAKEVNLDESLLKEEAEKSLYNIYKEKLNEVNKLMEKREYEKTFALLASLYEPLDKFFKDIMVNVDDEKIKNNRIALLSSVDKIFKNMLDFSSLVK, from the coding sequence GTGAAAGATTTACTTATTGAAATATTAGTTGAAGAGATACCTGCAGATTTTGCTTATCCTGCAAGTATGAGTTTTAAGAAAATTATGGAAGATACTCTAAAAAATAATGGTATAAGTTTCAAATCCATAATAGCCTACACAACACCAAGAAGATTATCAGTTCTTGTTGAAGAAGTAGAAGAAAAGTCAAAAGATGAAATTGTAGAGTCAAGAGGACCTTTACTAGAAAGTGCTATAAAAGACGGCTCTTTAACAAAAGCAGGAGAAGGATTTTTAAAATCTCATAATATTGACAACATTAAAAACATAGACGAAAAAGAAGATTTTAATAAAGCATATATAAAAGAAGTTGGCGGAAAGAAATATTTATTTGTAAAGAAAGAAAAAAAAGGCGTAGATACTAAAAAATTATTTGAAGAAGTATTGGAAGATATTGTATCTAAAATAGACTTTAAAAAGAAGATGAGATGGGGAAATAAGGACTTTGCATTTGTACGCCCTATTAGAAATGTGTTAGCTTTATTTGGAAATGAAGTGATAAAAACAACTGTTGCTGGAATAGAAACTAACAATAAAGTAACAGGGCACAGATTACTCTCTCCAGACTTTAAAGAAATTAATAACCCTAAAGATTATGAAAAAACTTTAGCTGAAAAACATGTTATTGTTTCAAGAGAGAAAAGATTAGAAAATATAGTAAGTCAATTAGAAAAAATAGAAAATGAACTTGGATTTGAAGCTGTATCAAAGAAAAAAGTTTCTGAAATAGTTGTGGATTTGGTAGAAGAGCCTTATTTGCTTACTGCTGAGTTTGATTCTAAATTTTTGGAAGTGCCTAAAGAAGTTTTAACAAGTGAAATGATTGAGCACCAGAAATACTTCCCATTATGTAAAAAAGACGGCTCTTTAACTAATATATTTGTAATAACTGCTAATCAGCCTAAAACTCCTCAAATAATAGCAGGAAACATAAGAGTATTAACAGCAAGACTTTCTGACGGAAGATTCCTTTATCAAGAAGATATTAGAAAAGGAATGGATGAGATGAATGAAAGACTTGAAATGCTTATGTTTAGAAAAGAGCTTGGAAGTGTTGCTGATAAAGTAAAAAGACTTGAGAAAAACTCTGAACTTTTAATTAAGCTTTTAGGCTATGAGAAGAATAAAGAAAATATACTTAAAGCTATAAAATATATGAAATCTGATTTGGTAAGTAATATGGTTTACAACTTCCCAGAGCTTCAAGGTATAATGGGAGGATATTTTGCTAAGTCTATGAATCTTAATGATGATGTGGCTTTAGCTATTAATGAACAGTATAGACCTTTGTTTGCAACAGACAATATACCTTCAAATGATACTGGTAAGGCTATAGCTATACTTGATAAGATGGATAATATTGTAGCTGGTTTTTATGTTGCTGATATACCTACTGGCTCTCAAGACCCTAATGCTTTAAGAAGACAGGCTCTTGGTATTGTAAACATTCTTATAAAATCTAAAAAGCATGTTAATCTTAAAAAATTAATAGAAGATTCTATTAACTCTATGCCTAAAGATGCTAGAGTAAACAAAAGTAATGATTTACTAAATGATATATTTGAGTTCTTTAAATCTCGTTTTGAAAATGATATTGACTTTGCAAAAGATTCTGTTGCGGGTGTTCTTTCTACTGGTATAGATGATATGTATGATGCTTACTTAAAGATAGAAGCTATTGATGCATTTAGAAAGAAAAATGAAGAACTATTCTCTAATCTTTTATTAGTGTTTAAGAGAGTAAAAAATATGATTAAATCTGCTAAAGAAGTTAATTTAGATGAATCATTATTAAAAGAGGAAGCAGAAAAATCTTTATACAATATTTATAAAGAGAAATTAAATGAAGTTAATAAGCTTATGGAAAAGAGAGAATACGAAAAAACATTTGCTTTATTAGCTAGTCTTTATGAGCCATTAGACAAGTTCTTCAAAGATATTATGGTAAATGTAGATGATGAGAAAATAAAAAATAACCGTATAGCTTTACTTTCATCAGTAGATAAGATTTTCAAGAATATGCTTGACTTCTCTAGTTTGGTAAAATAA
- a CDS encoding histidine phosphatase family protein produces the protein MKILFIRHGQTKNNAEQKWLGSTDVSLWEEGINALLKNKSNIDKYKPFEKLYSSPMKRCIETAKIYFDDMNFEIMNDLRERAFGDFEGMTHNDLKDNPYFKEFMKTSWRSEVPNGEISEKFFNRVYNAYLSIIEDMKKNNLTYTAVVTHGGIIMTILDKYNIEKLPFYDYLLPNGCGYLTEIIENNNLKIIDKILL, from the coding sequence ATGAAAATTTTATTTATAAGACATGGTCAAACAAAAAACAATGCAGAGCAAAAATGGCTTGGTTCTACTGATGTTTCTCTTTGGGAAGAGGGAATAAATGCTTTATTAAAAAATAAAAGTAATATAGATAAATATAAGCCTTTTGAGAAATTGTATTCAAGCCCGATGAAAAGATGTATTGAGACGGCTAAGATATATTTTGATGATATGAACTTTGAAATTATGAATGATTTAAGAGAGAGAGCTTTTGGAGATTTTGAGGGTATGACTCATAATGATTTGAAAGATAATCCTTATTTTAAAGAGTTTATGAAAACATCTTGGAGAAGTGAAGTGCCTAATGGAGAGATATCTGAGAAATTTTTTAACAGAGTATACAATGCATATTTATCTATAATAGAAGATATGAAAAAAAATAATTTAACTTATACAGCAGTAGTTACTCATGGCGGTATAATTATGACTATATTAGATAAATATAACATAGAAAAACTTCCTTTTTATGATTATCTTTTACCTAATGGTTGCGGATATCTTACCGAAATTATAGAAAATAACAATTTAAAAATAATAGATAAAATTCTATTATAA
- a CDS encoding YczE/YyaS/YitT family protein: MKREIFKNHFIERCIILLIGLYIMSLGIAFSIKAALGTSPISSVPYVASTISGLSVGATTIIINLVFILIQILLLRKKYDLFQLFQIPALILFGLMIDFSAYLIKDITYTNYFQQWALCILGIILVGLGVSIEVMAKLVTTPGEGVVLAICKIFPFKFGNTKMAFDIFLVAVSIVTVLSFLGHLEGVREGTIAGAVFVGLLAKQFSKPLKALEEKYLLS, translated from the coding sequence ATGAAGAGAGAAATTTTTAAAAATCATTTTATTGAAAGATGTATAATATTATTAATAGGGCTTTATATTATGTCCTTAGGTATAGCTTTTTCTATTAAAGCTGCACTTGGCACTTCTCCAATTTCTAGTGTGCCGTATGTTGCAAGTACAATATCTGGTTTATCAGTAGGAGCAACAACTATTATTATCAATCTTGTTTTTATATTGATACAAATATTACTTCTTAGAAAAAAGTATGATTTATTTCAGCTATTTCAAATACCGGCACTTATTTTATTTGGACTTATGATTGATTTTTCTGCTTATCTAATAAAAGATATAACATATACAAATTATTTTCAGCAATGGGCTTTATGTATATTAGGTATAATATTAGTTGGTTTGGGCGTAAGCATAGAAGTAATGGCGAAGTTGGTTACTACACCTGGAGAGGGAGTTGTTTTAGCTATTTGTAAAATATTTCCTTTCAAATTTGGCAATACAAAAATGGCATTTGATATATTTTTAGTTGCAGTATCAATTGTTACAGTATTATCATTTTTAGGACATTTAGAAGGAGTAAGAGAAGGTACTATTGCGGGTGCTGTGTTTGTAGGTTTATTGGCTAAGCAATTTAGTAAGCCTTTAAAAGCCTTAGAAGAGAAGTATTTGTTATCGTAA
- a CDS encoding PepSY-like domain-containing protein: MKKQVKQIILIASIMMLSIATVFAADMPIQANQLPKKAQDFVSANFANDQIVYAEQDRNSFKVELASGVEIDFDRNGDWTDVSAKMPLPTKFIPTTVMKAVETKYPQVPVLEISKEYNSYKLKLGNNREVYVDNSGKIVGDKLD; encoded by the coding sequence ATGAAAAAACAAGTAAAACAAATTATTCTAATTGCTTCTATTATGATGCTCTCTATAGCTACAGTATTTGCTGCAGATATGCCTATACAGGCTAATCAGCTTCCAAAAAAAGCACAAGATTTTGTATCAGCTAATTTCGCAAACGACCAAATAGTTTATGCTGAACAAGACAGAAACAGCTTTAAAGTGGAATTAGCTAGCGGAGTTGAAATAGACTTCGATAGAAATGGAGATTGGACTGATGTATCTGCTAAAATGCCTTTGCCTACAAAATTCATACCAACAACTGTAATGAAAGCAGTAGAAACTAAATATCCTCAAGTTCCTGTTTTAGAAATAAGCAAAGAATATAATAGCTACAAATTAAAACTAGGAAACAATAGAGAAGTTTATGTAGATAATAGCGGTAAAATTGTAGGAGACAAATTAGATTAA
- a CDS encoding nitroreductase family protein: MQEDILFTRRSIRKYIKDKAVEKEKIEYILKAAMYAPSANNKRNWEFIVVEKRETLDKIADVHPYAKMLYTATLAVIVCGDLSEESGQLYWQQNCSAAIENLMLACKAKDLGSVWLGVAPREERMNDIIKLFNLPDHIKPLGIVAVGYPDGEVAMPDRFEPNKIHYEAY, translated from the coding sequence ATGCAAGAAGATATTTTATTTACAAGAAGAAGTATAAGAAAATATATTAAAGACAAGGCAGTTGAAAAAGAAAAGATAGAATATATATTAAAGGCTGCTATGTATGCTCCTTCTGCAAACAATAAAAGAAACTGGGAGTTTATAGTTGTAGAGAAAAGAGAGACATTAGATAAAATAGCTGATGTTCACCCTTATGCTAAAATGCTATATACTGCAACTTTAGCTGTTATTGTATGCGGAGATTTATCTGAAGAATCTGGACAACTTTATTGGCAGCAAAACTGTTCTGCGGCAATAGAGAATTTAATGCTTGCTTGTAAGGCAAAAGATTTAGGAAGTGTATGGCTTGGTGTTGCACCTCGTGAAGAGAGAATGAATGATATTATCAAATTGTTTAATTTACCAGATCATATAAAACCTCTTGGAATAGTTGCTGTGGGCTATCCTGACGGCGAAGTTGCTATGCCTGATAGATTTGAACCAAACAAAATTCATTATGAGGCTTATTAA
- a CDS encoding MarR family winged helix-turn-helix transcriptional regulator encodes MKANSMFAKRVMLEANKIGLTSGQPKVLYFLSKFKEADQKTIANYLEIEQTTVGSILLGMENAGLIVRKQHNGNRRSLYVSLTEKGVEASNYMDKVFEDIESIAVNEISKEDEEKLKELLMKMCQSLRGV; translated from the coding sequence ATGAAAGCTAATTCTATGTTTGCAAAAAGAGTAATGCTGGAAGCAAACAAAATAGGGCTTACATCTGGTCAGCCTAAAGTATTATACTTTTTATCTAAATTCAAAGAAGCAGACCAGAAAACTATAGCCAATTATTTGGAAATAGAGCAGACAACTGTAGGAAGCATATTACTAGGTATGGAAAATGCTGGGCTTATTGTAAGGAAACAGCATAATGGTAATAGGCGTTCTCTTTATGTTTCTCTAACAGAAAAAGGAGTAGAAGCTTCAAACTATATGGATAAAGTTTTTGAAGATATAGAAAGTATTGCTGTTAATGAAATATCAAAAGAAGATGAGGAAAAATTAAAAGAACTGTTAATGAAAATGTGTCAGTCGCTTAGGGGAGTTTAA
- a CDS encoding NAD(+)/NADH kinase, with product MKKDNNIEKKLIGIIINKSRNNTDSIVKKLKNIINKYNAEAISIDYDISSYNNINKAIKTLKNVSMLISIGGDGTLLSALKIAIKYNISVLPIYNGTLGFISEIPPEEAYLIIEEYFNNKKTLYEIEPRILLDIEIKTSKTTKKYLAINELALCKLDGRTLYMDINISGKKVSSIIGDGVVVATPTGSTAYALSAGGPIIVPTIDAMSFVPIAPHSLTFRPLVIPKGDSVEIKLSQKSKKGMVTIDGYDIYKFGKTDTVKASISDKNCYIFQSANRLFYDILRNKLNWGI from the coding sequence ATGAAAAAAGATAATAATATAGAAAAGAAGTTAATAGGTATTATAATAAATAAAAGCAGAAATAATACTGATAGCATAGTAAAAAAATTAAAAAATATTATAAATAAATATAATGCAGAGGCAATATCTATAGATTATGATATATCATCTTATAATAATATAAATAAAGCAATAAAAACTTTAAAAAATGTGTCAATGCTTATATCCATAGGAGGCGACGGCACATTATTATCAGCATTAAAAATAGCTATTAAATATAATATATCTGTTTTACCCATATATAACGGCACATTAGGTTTTATATCAGAAATTCCGCCAGAAGAAGCATATCTTATTATAGAAGAATATTTTAATAATAAAAAAACATTATACGAAATAGAGCCTAGAATACTTTTAGATATAGAAATAAAAACATCAAAAACTACAAAAAAATATTTAGCAATAAATGAACTTGCATTATGCAAACTAGACGGAAGAACTTTATATATGGATATAAACATATCTGGAAAGAAAGTATCATCTATAATAGGAGACGGTGTTGTTGTAGCTACTCCTACAGGTTCTACTGCTTATGCTTTGAGTGCAGGAGGTCCGATAATTGTTCCTACAATAGATGCTATGTCATTCGTACCAATAGCACCTCATTCTCTCACATTTAGACCGCTTGTTATACCTAAAGGAGACAGCGTAGAAATAAAGCTTTCTCAAAAATCAAAAAAGGGTATGGTAACAATAGACGGTTATGATATATATAAATTCGGAAAAACTGATACAGTAAAAGCTAGTATAAGCGATAAGAATTGCTATATATTTCAAAGTGCAAATAGACTATTTTATGATATACTTAGAAACAAACTTAACTGGGGCATATAA
- a CDS encoding cobalamin biosynthesis protein, which translates to MQTLLILPISFLLNIFVYRFKIDIFQYIRIPIEKLQYLLKDKVYKNNEILELILGIVISLIILSISFIVPYFLFYFLYKIHFLLGIIIELIAAYIIIGIRKPFEVSSSIYSSIKYTNLNAAKETLKENTNIDVNDINRENIIKKTIEYSSISVGEDYIYTSIFFLLGGLPLCFMYKVLCMLSDISSDNNIAIDENRVKDKYGMFNINFAYYINMIPSIFAFLSYAVGSFLLGYDIKKAFRVFKRDGNDNKARLECAVAGALDIELGGEYFKDSEIYDRILVGDAINKLDSSYIVASNKILIMGAIIALFVLIVLKLLFMLLGIIIF; encoded by the coding sequence ATGCAAACTTTATTAATACTTCCTATATCATTTCTTTTAAATATTTTTGTATATAGGTTTAAAATTGATATATTTCAGTATATAAGAATTCCAATAGAAAAATTGCAATATTTATTGAAAGATAAAGTTTATAAAAATAATGAAATATTAGAGCTTATTTTAGGTATAGTAATTTCTTTAATAATTTTATCTATATCTTTTATTGTGCCTTATTTTTTATTTTATTTTTTATATAAAATTCATTTTTTATTAGGAATTATAATAGAGCTTATAGCGGCATATATTATAATAGGAATAAGAAAACCTTTTGAAGTTAGTTCTTCAATATATTCTTCTATAAAATATACAAACTTAAATGCTGCAAAAGAAACCCTAAAAGAAAACACTAATATAGATGTTAATGATATTAATAGAGAAAATATTATTAAAAAGACTATAGAATATTCTTCTATTAGTGTGGGAGAGGATTATATATATACTTCTATTTTCTTTCTTTTAGGAGGATTGCCTCTTTGTTTTATGTATAAAGTTTTGTGTATGCTTTCTGATATATCATCAGATAATAATATTGCTATTGATGAAAATAGAGTGAAAGATAAATATGGTATGTTTAATATTAATTTTGCTTATTATATTAATATGATACCTTCTATATTTGCCTTTTTATCATATGCTGTAGGAAGTTTTCTTTTGGGGTATGATATAAAAAAGGCTTTTAGAGTTTTTAAAAGAGATGGAAATGATAATAAGGCTAGGCTTGAATGTGCTGTTGCGGGTGCTTTGGATATAGAGCTTGGAGGAGAATATTTTAAGGATTCTGAAATTTATGATAGAATTTTAGTTGGAGATGCTATTAATAAACTTGATTCTAGCTATATAGTGGCATCTAATAAAATACTCATTATGGGAGCTATAATTGCTTTATTTGTATTAATAGTTTTAAAATTATTATTTATGTTGTTGGGTATTATAATATTTTAA
- the recN gene encoding DNA repair protein RecN, producing MLKYLDIRNFVLIDKVKINFENGFNVLTGETGAGKSIIISALELITGEKGSTRMVGLNGDRLTVIGTFFLQSSLNIVKNKLKEWNIEITGNELNIKREITKDGKSRSFINNIGVRVAELKELGDLIVDIHGQHEHQSLFNAANHINFYDAYLNIEDKLQVYREHYNKLTKLIKQYNEISQNKNTILKEKSFLEYAIEEIEKANLKYNEDEEIKNDIAMMSNAENIASALSIINKDIFGSESGAYLKLTRSINTLQSISQYDDRLSDLASQIEAISLNLEDIKTVFTEIRAKAKFDPEELQALNERLFFINTLKKKYGNNIKEIINYAKEAKEKLDSLNFSEEDVLKLKEEIENIRTKTSILAKEISDIRKSKKDVFINAIEKEMCDLGMTSTKFDVEITYDEDDEDGILNIDGTNLKANSNGIDNIEFIIAPNKQAMFQPLRKIASGGEISRIMLSLKSVLSSGDYCETCVFDEIDVGVGGRIAEVIGEKIAALSKQKQILSITHLAQIAIYANNHFKVIKNEKDDVVTSTIEELNDSNKVNEIARMITGKEITDASIKHAEELLEHAKKSSDLF from the coding sequence ATGCTTAAATATTTGGATATTAGAAATTTTGTATTAATAGATAAAGTAAAAATCAATTTTGAAAATGGATTTAATGTTTTAACAGGTGAAACAGGTGCTGGAAAAAGTATTATAATAAGTGCATTGGAATTAATTACGGGAGAGAAAGGCTCTACAAGAATGGTTGGCTTAAATGGAGACAGGTTAACTGTAATAGGCACTTTCTTTTTGCAATCATCATTAAATATAGTAAAAAATAAATTAAAAGAATGGAACATAGAAATAACAGGAAATGAGCTTAATATAAAAAGAGAAATTACAAAAGACGGTAAAAGCCGCTCTTTTATAAACAATATTGGTGTGCGTGTGGCAGAGTTAAAAGAGTTAGGAGATTTAATTGTAGATATACACGGACAGCATGAACATCAATCGCTTTTTAATGCGGCAAATCATATTAATTTTTATGATGCTTATTTAAATATTGAAGATAAGCTGCAAGTTTATAGAGAGCATTATAATAAACTTACAAAACTAATAAAACAATATAATGAAATATCACAAAATAAAAATACAATATTAAAAGAAAAATCTTTTTTAGAATATGCTATAGAAGAAATAGAAAAAGCAAACTTAAAATATAATGAAGATGAAGAGATAAAAAATGATATAGCAATGATGTCTAATGCAGAAAACATAGCATCTGCCCTATCTATTATAAATAAAGATATATTTGGAAGCGAATCTGGTGCTTATTTAAAACTTACAAGAAGCATTAATACATTACAATCGATTTCTCAATATGATGATAGACTTTCAGATTTGGCATCACAGATAGAAGCTATATCATTAAACCTTGAAGATATAAAAACAGTATTTACTGAGATAAGAGCAAAAGCCAAATTCGACCCAGAAGAATTACAAGCTCTAAATGAAAGACTTTTCTTTATAAACACATTAAAAAAGAAATATGGAAACAATATAAAAGAAATTATTAATTATGCAAAAGAGGCTAAAGAAAAATTAGACTCTCTTAATTTCTCTGAAGAAGATGTATTAAAATTAAAAGAAGAAATAGAAAACATAAGAACAAAAACATCAATATTAGCAAAAGAGATTTCTGATATAAGAAAGTCCAAAAAAGATGTTTTTATAAATGCTATAGAAAAAGAAATGTGCGACTTGGGAATGACTTCTACAAAATTTGATGTTGAGATTACATACGATGAAGATGATGAAGACGGCATACTCAATATAGACGGCACAAACTTAAAAGCAAACTCTAATGGCATAGACAATATAGAGTTTATAATAGCACCAAATAAGCAGGCTATGTTTCAGCCTTTAAGAAAAATCGCTTCTGGAGGCGAAATATCAAGAATTATGCTTTCATTAAAAAGCGTGCTTTCTAGCGGAGATTACTGCGAGACTTGCGTGTTTGACGAAATAGATGTTGGGGTTGGCGGAAGGATTGCAGAAGTTATAGGAGAGAAAATTGCTGCATTATCCAAACAAAAACAAATATTAAGCATTACTCATTTAGCACAAATTGCAATATATGCCAATAATCATTTTAAAGTAATAAAAAATGAAAAAGATGATGTAGTTACTTCAACAATAGAAGAGTTAAATGATTCTAATAAAGTAAATGAAATAGCAAGAATGATAACAGGCAAAGAAATAACAGATGCGAGCATAAAGCATGCCGAAGAATTGTTGGAACATGCCAAAAAATCATCAGACTTATTTTAA